The Desulfofundulus luciae genome includes the window GATCTCCGGTGTAGCAGTTTCCACCACCACCTCGGCCGGCACTCCCGTCGACTGCAGGGACTTAACGATGGTTTGGTATATCTTCCCCGGCTGCAGAGCCGGCTCCTGTCCATTTTTCGCGGTAATGGTGGTCAGCACGACGTTGTTTTGAGAAGGAAGGAGATAGTTGGCCTGGACCGCCCGGGTAAGGATGGAATCAATGGCCTCTTCCACGGGACGGCCAAGAACTGCGGCCCGGGACAGCAGGATTTCTCCTGCGGCATTCAAGCCTTTAGCCTCACACACGTACTCCCGCCGATCCAGGGTCATTTCCACACTTGGGTTGATGTCCATGGAAACATAGGCCACCGCCTGGGTCAACCAACCATGATACAGAAGACCTGCACCCAGGAAAATCAACAGGCATGCGGCGGCCATTAAAGACTGCCAGAAAATAGCGCGCCTGCGTGGAATATAGCAAATCTCTTCACCCAGACGCACTCCACCGGCGGGCAGGGGAATTTCCCGGAACTGCGCGTCCCGGGTGAGAACGACACATGTTTTGGCCTTGATCTCCACGACGATGCCGGTAATCATTTTTCTTCAATCTCCTTTACCGCTGGTTCTTAAATAATGACAAAGGTATAAAAATTCATGGCAATTACGCCATAAGAGGGCCATGGCAATGATATATTTACGGCCCCGCTCCAGGGTTTTGCGGTGCACACCGGTAACCAGGGAAAGCTCCTTCAAGGGCAATTTTTTTGTTTTCATCAGGTGTTCGAAAAGGGAATCATCGGCAGCCAGGAGACGGGAAACTCCCAGCAAAACCCGTCGCGCATCCTGATGCCTGGGTGCACAGCGTACCAGTTCGGAAAAGGAGATCTCAAATTCGGCCAGGATTTTAGCATAGTCCCTGATCTCTTCTTCCCTTTCCCGGGCTGCCTCCCGGGCAAGGTAATCCTGCCAGGCCAGCGATGACTCAAGGGGGCTGACGGATAGATCCTCCTGTTCACTGTTCAGTGACCCGGCCATGTGGGCGGACGCCCTAGCTTCCTTACGCAGGTAATCAGTAACACGGCTCTTAATCATGAGCCGGGCAAAAGCTAAAAAGGGCACCTTCCGGTCCTCTTCGTAACGGTCAATGGCTTCATTAAAAGTAATGAAGGCAATGCTCAGCTCGTCATCAAAACCCCATTCCAGATGCCGGCGGCAAAGCCCGGCAGTAACCCGGGCTATAAAGGGGCGGCACTCAGCCAGCAATCTTTCCCGGGCCGTACCATCCCCTGACCTGGCCAGGGCAAGGAGGTGATCTAAATCCTCCACCGGCAGCACCATCCTTCAGGTCCTCATGATTCACCCCCGGTCTGCCCACCGTCTATTACTTTTATTACTACGCGGCAGCCGCTCTTTTTGGGGGAGCATGAGGGCTGTGATTTAATGGTAACGATAAAGGGGTGCAGGATTTTTCCTTCACCCCTTTTACTAAAATATTCGACTCCAACGGGCTCTTTTCCTGCCTGAAGATGTTTTCAGCCACTTTCACCACCTTCAGGCGCTGTCCCATCCGTATCCAGAGCACAGGCGCGACATTCCTCACAGCTGCGTTTTTGAGTGGTGGGGGTCAGGGAGACATGCACCCGGCAAACATGACAATCGCTTGTGCCCGGACGGCAGGGTTCGGTATGGATAAGTACGCTGGCTCCGGCCAACTGCCGGCAGATGTCGTCTTCGATGGCGTCACAGAGCTGGTGCACCTGGGCGATGGGACGGTAACCGGGAACCACCAGGTGAAAATCTATGTAGCGGTCCGAACCCGCCCGGCGGGTACGCAGGTCGTGGAACTGAACAAATTCACCGGCATAGGAGGTTAGAACCTGCCGGATTAACCGTTCTTCATCGTCGGGAAGGCGGGCATCAACAATGCTGCCCCAGGAACCCCGCAGGAGATCATAAGCCGCTTTGAAAATGAAGAGGGAAACGACCAGGGCGATCAGGGGATCCAGGATGTACCAGCCGGTCAGTTGAATGGCCAGCATGGCCATAAACACTCCCGCCGAGGTGTAGACATCGGTACGCAGGTGCCAGGCATCGGCTTCCAGGGCCGGGGAACCGGTGTACCTGGCGGTACGCATCAAAAGGCTGGAAATGACCAGGTTGACGGCTGCCGACAGCCCCATCACCGCCATGCCAAGGCCCAGGTGGTGCACCTCCCGGGCGCCCAGGAGTTTGGGAATGGACTGCAGCACGATCATGATCCCGGCAGCGACAATTAACAGCGCTTCAATAATGGCAGCCACATTCTCAAACTTACCGTGGCCGTAATTATGCTCGGCATCAGCCGGACGGGAGGATTGTCGCACCGAGGCATAAGCAATGAGCGCCGCCGTCAGGTCAAGACCTGAGTGCAATGCTTCAGAAATAACTGCTACCGAATTCATAGCCAGACCAACAGCCAATTTGCCGCCGGTGAGCAGGGTATTTGAAATGACCGAAAGCCTGGCGATCTTTACTTTATCGTCCAAGCCCACCACTCCCATAAAAAACAGACCCGGGGGCATCATCCCGGAAGCCGAAATGAAGTCCCGCGGGTGAAACCGTTACCTTAAAAAGGGCCGGCCTGCTGATTCGTTCCGGTTGTATATCGATAGTATAGCACAGTGCTCCTTTTAAGGGCAACGGGGGACAAGAAAATTTCCCGGCCTGTAAATGTTCAGCGAACCCGGTTGGATGCGGCGCTGTCCTCGCTCACTCCAGTGCTTCGCGTAAGATGTGCACCGCGGTTCGCTTCGGGCCGCCCAGTACTCACAGGTGAAGGATTGCCTTTGCGGAAGACATATTGCACATGCTCGCTATCTGTACTTAAAGAAATCATTAATTCAGTGAGTGCTGGGCCGCCTTTTTCATCCTCTGTTTTTTTCGTACGGGTGATGCCGTTACCCACAGCGGCATTTACACTTAGCCGTGAGGGGAACTGTCCTCCTCCTTTTTGCTGTGCTCGATGCCCACATCGATGCGTTCGGAGGGTGCGCTTTCGTCATCATAGCCGCGCCGGTTCTCGTAAATCACCCCGTCATCGCCTATTTCGTACGGGATGTTTTCTACCTCTTCCACGTACCCCCGGTCCTCCCCGGCCAGCTCATTGGGGCCGTAGTAAGCCCCGGCTCCAGCCTGCCCGGCGTGTTCAAAATAACGCGCCACCTCCTGCCAGGAGTCTTCCAGATCATACATAACACTATCCATGTCTTTTTCAAAGCTGGTCTGGTAAAGATCCTTAATGATTTCCTCCTCTATGGGACGGTAGGAGCTAACCGGGCGCTTTTCATCCTTCAAGCGACAACGATAACAAACGGTAGTATAGGGAATGGCCTCCAACCTTCCGGGATCAATGGTTCCCCCGCAGATATCGCAGGTGCCGTATGTGCCCCGGTCAAGCCTGGCCAGCGCTTCATCAATGGCGCGGATCTTGATTTTGGCATCCTCCCGCAAGGCGAAATCCTTGCTGCGCTCAAACATTTCCGTGCCGATGTCGCCCGGGTTGTTGTCGTAAAGGGACAATTCACCAATGGAATCGGCCATGGAAGTGGCCAGGCCACCCTCATTTATGCCTTTAATCAGCCCCATCTGTCTTTGTTTTTCTTCTTCCAGGCGGCGGCGTATCCCCGCCAGTTGTTGTGCATCCACCATGAATCCTCCTTTGGCTCCAGCACTTGTGCGCATGGGGTGGCTGGTGTCGGCTGGTGCCCTTCCTTTAGGGGCCGCCCAGGCGGCTCTGGACAATGGCCACAATCTCGGCGATGAAACCGCCGATTACCGGCAGGTTGAGCATCACCAGCCGCTGCAAAATCATAATCAGGATGGCCCCCAGCAGGGCAAAACCCACCGCTACCCCCACACCCCGGGCCAGGCCGGAAAGAAAATTAACGTAGAGCAGCCTCCCGGGCTGTTCTAAAAGCTGAACATACTCGGCCAGTTTCATCTTTTCCATGTTAATGGATAGCTCGGTAATTTTGTCCCGCAGGGCTTCCAAAATGCGCCTTTCCCTTTCATCCACCGGGACCAGCCTCCCGTGAGCATGGTTTAATTTTAATTTTCCCCGTGCGGTCGATGCTAAACAAAAAACTTTCATTCCCTGGACGGGGCAAAAATAAAAAGCGGCGGTATTTTGCCACCGCTTTGTACAACTGCAAGATTACTTTTATTTTAGAGAAGTGTTCAGTGACCCGGCTATGGTGCCGATAGTAGCGGGTTTACTGAACAATTACATTTTAGTGAACCCGCCTAAGCGCGGGCTTCCTTTACTTTGGCCCGCTTTTCCAGGAGCTTGAAGTCCACCCACAGGGGGCTGGCGTTGAAGATGGAGGAATAGGCACCGCTGACCACGCCAATGAGCATGGCCAGGACAAAGTTGCGGATGGTGCTGCCGCCCAGGAAATAAAGGGCCACCAGCACAAAAACTACGGTCAGCACCGTGTTGATGGACCGGGTCAGGGTTTGCCACAGGCTGGCGTTAACCACATCTTCCAGGCATTCCCCTTTTTTGCGGGCCAGCATATTCTCCCGGATGCGGTCGAAAATAACAATGGTGTCGTTAATAGAGTAACCGATAATGGTTAAGAGGGCCGCCACAAAGGAACTATCGACTTCAATCCGGAAAAGGGAAAAAATACCGGTAACGACCAGGGTATCGTGCAGGAGCGCAATAATGGCCGCAATTCCCTGCTTGAACTCAAAACGAATGGTGATGTAAATAACCATTAGCACCGAAGCTATCAACAGGGCCAGGATGGCCTTGGTGGTCAGCTCCCGCCCGATGGTGGGACCTACCGATTCGTTGCGCAGCATGGTATTTTTGCCCAGGCCGTTCAGAGCGGCCACCAGCTTTTCCTGCTCATCCTGGGTCAGGTGCCTGGTGCGAATGATATAATCGGAGGTACCGCTTTTCTGAATACCCCGGCTGATCTCCAGGCCCTGGGCAGCCACCACCTGCCGCACCTTTTCCACCGGCACCGGCCTGGCAAAGCGGACCTCCAGCAAGTTGCCGCCGGTAAAATCAATGCCGAGATTCAACCCCTGAAGCATAAGGGAGATCAATCCGGGCAAAATAACCGCGATGGATATGGCATACCAGATTTTCCGCAGTTTAATAAAGTGCATTTTCCTTCAACCCCCTATGCCCCGTAAGCTTTTGCATTTTTTACCAGTCCGCTGGCGGCCACCAGGTGCAGCAACCACCGGGTTACGCTGATGGCCGTAAACATGCTGGCCACAATACCGATACCAAGGGTCACGGCAAAGCCCCGGATGGGACCGGTGCCCAAAAAATAAAGCACCAGGGCGGCAATGAGGGTGGTGGCGTTGGAGTCGAAGATAGCGGTAAAGGCCCGCTTGAACCCGGCATCAATGGCCGAGCGCAAACTCTTGCCGGTCCGCAGCTCCTCCTTCAGCCGCTCGAAGATAATCACGTTGGCATCAACGGCAATGCCCAGGGACAACAGGAAGGCGGCGATGCCCGGCAGGGTCATGGTCACATGCAGGCCCACATAAATAGCCAGGACAATCAGGGCGTAGATCAGCAGGGCAAAATCGGCCACCAGTCCCGGCAGGCGGTAGTACATAACCATGAAGATCAATATGGCCAGCACACCCACCACTCCGGCGTGCTCGGATTTTTTCAGGGAGTCTGCCCCCAGGGCCGGCCCAATGGCCCGTTTCTCGGCAATCTCCACTTTTACCGGCAGGGCACCGGAACGAAGCAGGACGGCAATGTTATGAGCTTCCTCCAGGGACTGATAGCCGGTGATCTGAGCTTTGCCATTTGGAATGGCCTCCTGCACCACCGGGTTTTGCAGTACTTTGCCGTCCAAAATAATGGCGATATGCCTGCCCACGTTGGCTGCCGTAGCCTCGGCAAATTTTCTGGCTCCTTGTGGATTAAAAGTAAGATCCACTTTCACCTGACCGGAAGCAGGGTCCTTGGATTCGATGGCATCCTTTAAGTCGGCTCCGGTTACCACCGTCTTGCCGTCCTCGGTCTTGAACTCCAGGTAGGCCGTCTTTACTATTTCACGCACGGCTTTTTCGGGATCAATATTACCGGCCAGCTCTACAATTAACCGGCGTTCCCCCTGTTGCTGAATGACCGGTTCGCTCACCCCGAACTGGTTCACCCGGCGCTGAATTACGGCCATCAGCTGCTTCATTTTGTCGGGGGTCACTTTTGCCTCGGGTGTATCCTGGGCCTCAAGTACCACATGGACGCCGCCCCGCAGGTCCAATCCCAGGACAGCGTCCTTGATCAGAGGCAGGTATTTCCCCAGGTAGGGGTTTTGCTGCCAAACCGGAGCCACGGCGGCCATCGTGGCCAGGGACACAATAACCACTATAACTGCCAAAATTAAAATCTTATTCCACTTCATTGCCTGCTTCTTTCTCCTTTCAATGCACTAAAGCAACTTGGAACCGTTTATGATCAGCTCAAAATTACACTGCAAAAAGTTGGCTGCCCGCCGGCAAAGGGTCATCCGGGTAAGGAAGATCTCAAAATACTCCATTACCGGGCAGATATTAATGTCAATGGTGAGATCCATGGTAATGGTGCGTTTTTCCCTGTCAACCCAGATAAAGGCATGCTCCACGGCATAGTTTACCCGGTCGTGTATATCAAAGGTGGCAAAGTCCTGGTTGCGCACCCGGGAACGGTGTACGTCGGACTTATCGGCCACAATCAGGGCCGCCGCCACATTGTTGACCGGCTGGCCGTACTGCTCCTCGTGATTGGCGATGGCCGAAATTACCGTGGCTATCTCATCTGGGTGCATGCCCATGCCGTTCAAAATAGAAAAGGCCAGAACCGCCCCGGAAATACCATGGTCGTTCCTGCTGACTACATTGCCTATGTCGTGCAGGTAACCCGCGATGGCCGCCAGTTCGGCTTCCCTTTCGGGGTACCCCAGCCGTTCCAGGATACTACGGGCAATACTGCTCACCAGGTTTAAATGCCGGTAGCTGTGCTCAGTGAAACCCATTACTCCCAGGTACTCGTTGCCCTTGCGGATGAAGCTGTCCACGATCGGGTTATTTTTGATATCTTCCAGGGTAATCAAAGAATTCCCATCTCCTTAACCATAAAAACCCACTTAAAACTTACGCCAGGCATTTTAGCCAATAACATGTTTACGGAGAAAAAGAGTAGGAATGGCCTACTCTTCCAGGAAACCAGGGCTATTTTTCCTTTTCCTCTTCTTCCTCCCGTGGTCTGACCTGGGCAACGGCATTTTTCAAGATCTCAATCCGCACATTGTCCGCCACCCGTACCACCAGGGTATCATCCTTTATCTTTACTATGGTACCATAGATACCGCCTATCGTCACAATGGGATCGTTTACCTTGAGGTTACGGATCATTTCCATGTGCTTTTTCTGCCGTTGCTGCTGGGGGCGAATGAGCAGGAAATAGAGCAGGGCAAACAGGGCTACAATGTAGAGCAACGAAACAACCTGCTGGTTCATATGAGTCCTCCTTTCTCCTGAGAAGTTATTATTCGTGCCGGAATGGCAATTCCCTCTTAAGATGGGGAGAAAAATTTAATTTTTGTTCCAGCGCGCCAGAAATGCCTCCTTATAATCGTAGAAGTTGCCTTCCAAAATGGCCCGGCGAATGTTTCTCATCAACTCGAGAACAAAATGCAGGTTATGGATGGTGGTGAGGCGAATGCCCAGCACTTCGTTAGCCTTAATGAGATGGCGAATGTAGGCCCGGGTAAAGTGCCGGCAGGCATAACAATCGCACTCCGGGTCCAGGGGGCGAAAATCCCGGGCATACCCGGCATTGCGGACCACCAGTTTCCCGTCACGGGTGAAAACAGTCCCATTGCGGGCAATGCGGGTAGGCAGAACGCAATCAAACATATCCACCCCCCGGGCCACCCCTTCCAGCAGGCAGTCGGGCGACCCCACGCCCATCAAATACCGGGGCTTCTCCCGGGGCAGCAGGGGAACGGTATAGTCCAGAACCTGATACATGATATCCTTAGGTTCCCCCACACTGAGCCCCCCGATGCCGTATCCGGGAAAATCCAGCTCTACCAAATCCTTTGCACTTTTTTCCCGCAGGTCCCGGTGCACCCCTCCCTGAACAATGCCAAACAGGGCCTGGTCCTCCCGCCGCCTGGCTTCTTTACAACGCAACGCCCAGCGGCTGGTCCGTTCCATGGCTTCCCGCGCTTCTTCATAGGTGCAGGGATAGGGGGCACACTGGTCAAAGGCCATGGCGATATCCGAACCCAGAGCTTCCTGAACGGCCATCGCCTTTTCAGGGCTGAAAAAGTGCTCGCTGCCGTCTATATGGGAACGAAACCAGACGCCCTCTTCTTCAATACGGCGCAGAGACGCAAGGCTGAAAACCTGAAAACCACCGCTGTCGGTGAGGATAGGGCCGGTCCAGCCCATGAAGCGGTGCAGCCCCCCGGCCTCCCGGATCAGGTCGGCGCCGGGACGGAGGTACAGGTGATAGGTATTGCTCAAGATCAGCCTGCCGCCCAGGTCCCATACTTCCCGGGGAGTCATGGTTTTCACCGTGGCCTGGGTACCCACGGGCATAAACACCGGGGTTTCTACGTCCCCTCGAAGGGTATGGAGAACCCCCGCCCGGGCCCCGGTGCGGGCATCTTCCTTGATGATGGAAAAGCTAACGGTCACGGATCTCTCTACCTCTCTAAAGAATCAGCATGGCATCGCCAAAGCTGAAGAAGCGGTAGCGCATTTCCACCGCCGTGCGGTAGGCGTGTAAAATCTTTTCCCGGCCCGCAAAGGCGCTGACCATCATTAAAAGGGTGGATTTAGGCAGGTGGAAGTTGGTCACCAGGGCGTCCACGGCCTTAAACCGGTAGCCGGGATAGATGAAGATATCCGTCCACCCCGTCCCGGGCCGGATTTGCCCGTCGGTGTCCGCCACCGTTTCCAGGCACCGGGTGGTGGTCGTGCCCACGGCCACCACCCGCCCACCCCGGGCGCGGGCCACATTTATGGCCCGGGCGGCTTCTTCAGTAACCTCGTAATATTCGGCATGCATGTGGTGCCGGGTGATATCCTGGACCCTCACCGGCCGGAAGGTGCCCAATCCCACGTGCAGCAGCACCCGGACCAGTTGCACTCCCCTGGCTTCAATCCTGTCAAGCAATTCCGTGGTAAAATGCAACCCGGCGGTGGGAGCCGCGGCGGACCCCTCCTGCCGGGCGTAAACTGTCTGGTAACGTTCGGGATCTTCCGGGTACTTTTTAATGTAAGGAGGCAGGGGCATCTTGCCCAGCCGGGACAGCACCTCCTCAAAGGGGAGAGCCGAGGTAAAGGACACTACCCGCCCACCCGTCTCAGTCACATCCTCCACCAGACCCTCGGCCAAGCCGTCGCCAAAGATCAGGCGGGTACCAGGCCTCAACCGCCGCCCCGGCCGCACCAGCGCCTCCCATCGCCATTCGTCCAGCGGCCTGAGAAGTAGAACCTCTACTTCTGCCCCGCCCTGGGCTTTGCAGCCCGTCAACCGGGCCGGAATAACCCGGGTATCATTAACCACCAGCACATCCTGTGGTGAAAGGTACTCCACGATGTCCCGGAACAACCGGTGTTCCATTCGGCCATCATCCCGGAACAACACCATCAAGCGGGACTCATCCCTGCGGGGAGCAGGGTCCTGGGCTATTAGTTCTGGCGGCAGATCGTAATCAAAGTCACTCAATTGTAAGCCCAAAAAACCATCACCCAAACTTCAGGCGCCGTAATTAGAAACTATCTGGACACCTGTATAATAGTATTTCAAGATTTCCTGGTAACTATAACCCTGGGAAGCCATGCCAAGGGCGCCGTACTGGGACATACCCACACCGTGGCCCCAACCGCTGCCCCGGAAAGTGACCTTTAATAAACGGGGGCGGTTATCCTGCTGACGCTGACCGGGTACGACCTGATCAGCCGGCGGCTCCTGCTGCCCCGGCGCCCCGTTGCCTGTCATGATCTTTTCCATGGTAAAACAGGCGCTTTTTAATCCCAGGGCGCGGCGCACCTCATCGGCTTTTCCTTTAAGAGGATCATGGCCGATTTCGATGGTTAAAGGCTGGCCGTCCAGGCCCAAACCGCTAACCACAAGGCACTTCACCCGCTGGCCGGTGGAAGTGCGCTCCATTTCTACTAAATCGTAAATTTCACTGAAGCGGTAGCCCGATGCAGCCAATTGCTCCTTGAGCTGCTCGGCAGTGTAAGTCTTGATCCAGTCGTAATGCTTGTTCTGGGGGTTGCGATCGAACGGGTCCGGCCGGCCACGCAGGTAATCCACCTGGTTTTTCCAGACGTCCTCACTATTCTCGGTGTACCCGCCGCTTGAGCTATGAAAAACGGCACTGACGGGCCGCCCGCGGTAGGTCATCACCACTCCGCTGGTTTCATCCACCGCCTTGCTGGCGGCGGGCTGCTCACCATCGTATCCCCGATATACCTGGCTTGCCTGGGTGGCCAGCACATCAAAACCCTGGCTTGCATAGGTCCCCAACTGGGCCAGGACATAACTGCGGGCGGCCACCGCCTGGGCCTTCAGTGCCTCTACCGGCCAGTGGGCAGGCATCTCCGCGGGCACCACCCCGTAAAGATATTCTTCGATGGGCAACTGGTTAACCACCGTGATCCCCTTGCCATCCAGACGGAACTCCATATTGCCCCTGTAGCGACGGGCCTGATCTCCCTGGTAGAGGGTAACCAGGTTCAGCCCCCCGGCAGGGGCAATTTTTTTCATTTGCCCGCCGGCACCCATTACGCTGACGCCCGCCAGATTATTGAGCACGACCCTCTTGTCGTTTGCCCCAAGGGCGTGCAGGCCGCCCTCCCGCTCTAATTGTTTTCCTGTCCCCGAAAGAACGTCCACCTGTAATACCTTGCCCCGTACCCCCACAGGGCCGGTAAAGCAACCAATCCGGTTACCATCCCTGTACAATTCCAGGCCGCTGGGGGAAAAGCACACTTCCCAGCGCTGGCCGGGAACAACTTCAGATATGATCTTGCTGGTATAATAGTCAACCAGTTGATAATTTCCCGTTACTGAAAACGTAACTTGGCTGGCCTGCTGTACCAGGCCGACCCGGACGTCATAAGGTGCCACCACGACCTCCCCCAGTGCAGGCAAGGCGGGATAGCCCAACAGGGCCAGCAGTCCTAAAAAAAGGATAGCTGAACTCAACCGCTTATTAAACACTAACCACAAACCCCCTGGAGGTAAAATTATCCCTGTTAAAATTATCCCTGTCCAGGTAAGTTCGACAGTTTCACCCAGTTTCCTGCCATTCAGGAGCTACCGTCGAAAAATAAGGTTTAGAATTAACGTAAGGACAATGCTCAAGATAATGGAAGTAACAACGGGGAAGTAAAAGGTAAAATTACCTTTTTGGATGAAGATGTCTCCAGGGAGACGGCCCAGGTGGAAGAGCCTCTCCGATGCCATGAGCAGGCCGCCAACGACCAGCAGGAGGATACCCATCAAGGCGAGCATTTTGCCTAAACTGTCCATCATTTCTCTTCACCTGCACCTTCTCTTCTGGAAGAACGGTAATAGCGCTCCTTTTCACTATATATGCACCCGCAATACTGCTGGCGATACATACCCAGCTCCTTAGAACGGGCAACGGCTTCCTTGAAACCGGGACGAAAATCCATATAGTAAAAGGGGATCCCCGCTTCCTCACCTACGGCCTCGCCAATTTCCCGGAGCAAATCGTGTTTTTGAAAGGGGCTGACCAGCAGGGTGGTAGTGAAGGCATCAAAACCCCCCCGCCTGGCCACCCGGGCCGCCTGCCGCAGGCGCAGGGCATAACAGAACTGGCAGCGCCGGGTTTCCCGGTAAACCACCATCTGTAAAAATTGCTCCAGCGGGTAGTGCTCATCGAAAATGACAGGCAGTTCCTGCTCTCGGGCATATTTTTCCAAAGTTTCCTTACGTTTCAACCATTCGGTGTAGGGATGGATATTGGGATTAAAGAAATAGCCGTGAACCGTGTGGCCCTCCCGGCGCAGGTAGTCCAGGGGGTAGATGGTACAGGGGCCACAACAGGTATGCAGCAGTATTTTCATTGGACATCACCCTGTTAGAAATTGCACATGCTGCCTGGCGGCGGTCGTCTCCCGTCGCTTAAAAATGCCCCTTCAGTGCCGCACGCCGCCCATGTTCATTTTGTGACGGCGATACTTACCACAATTTACCACAAGCTGGCTTGAACAGGATCTCGTTTTAAAGGTAAGCCGAGGTGTTTGTAGGCCGCAGGGGTGGCCACCCGCCCCCGGGGTGTGCGGGCCAGGAGTCCCGTTTGCAAAAGGTAGGGTTCAAAAACATCCTCCAGGGTGCCCGCTTCTTCGCCGGCAGCTGCCGCCAGGGTATCCAGGCCCACAGGCCCGCCGTTAAACTTCTCTATAATTATGCGCAGAAGGCGCCGGTCGGTATAATCCAGGCCCAGAGGGTCCACCTCCAGAAATTGCAGCGCCTTCACAGCTACTGCCCGGGTGATTATGCCTCCGGCCCGGACCTGGGCGTAATCCCGCACCCGTTTTAATAGACGATTGGCCACCCGGGGTGTTCCCCGGGAGCGCCGGGCAATCTCTAAAGCCCCCTCCATTTCTATAGGGATCCCGAGGATATGGGCCGAACGGGAAATGATCTGCACCAGCTCGTTGACTTCGTAATATTCCAGCCGGCAGATTACCCCAAAGCGATCCCGCAGGGGAGATGTAAGCAGTCCGGCCCGGGTGGTGGCGCCAATCAAGGTAAACCGGGGCAGCTCCAGGCGTAAGGAACGGGCCCCCGGCCCTTTACCAATGACAATATCCAGGGCAAAGTCCTCCATGGCCGGGTAAAGTATTTCCTCCACCGGCCGGCTCAGGCGGTGGACCTCGTCAATAAACAACACATCTCCCAGGGAGAGATTGGTCAGAATGGCTGCCAGATCGCCGGGGCGTTCCACGGCCGGGCCGGATGTGACCCGGATGCCCACCCCCAGCTCGCTGGCGATGATGCCGGCCAGGGTAGTCTTGCCCAGGCCAGGGGGACCAAATAAAAGCACGTGATCCAGCACTTCCCCCCGCTCCCTGGCCGCGCTTATAAAAATGGACAGGCTTTCCTTAATTTTTTCCTGGCCGATAAAATCCTGCAGCCGCCGTGGCCGCAGGGTGTATTCACCTTCCCCATCCTCCGACCGAAAAGCGGTGGAAAGCAGCCTTTCTTCCAAGGGTAAACACCCCCATCACCGGTTAAGCGTTTTTTTGCCGGCCCAGCCACTGGAGGGCGGACCGTAGCAACTCTTCGGTAGAACCGGAAGCAGCCTGCTGGCGGACCTGCCGGACGGCCCGGCGGGCCTCCATCTGGGCGTAACCCAAAGCCACCAGAGCAGCTACGGCTTCCCCCTCGTTCCCCGGAGTACCTGTTTCACCTGTGTCATCTGTACCGTCAACCTCGAAAACCATGTCTGCCAGTTTGTCCTTCAACTCCAGGATAATACGCCGGGCCGTTTT containing:
- the sigI gene encoding RNA polymerase sigma-I factor, with product MVLPVEDLDHLLALARSGDGTARERLLAECRPFIARVTAGLCRRHLEWGFDDELSIAFITFNEAIDRYEEDRKVPFLAFARLMIKSRVTDYLRKEARASAHMAGSLNSEQEDLSVSPLESSLAWQDYLAREAAREREEEIRDYAKILAEFEISFSELVRCAPRHQDARRVLLGVSRLLAADDSLFEHLMKTKKLPLKELSLVTGVHRKTLERGRKYIIAMALLWRNCHEFLYLCHYLRTSGKGD
- a CDS encoding cation diffusion facilitator family transporter gives rise to the protein MDDKVKIARLSVISNTLLTGGKLAVGLAMNSVAVISEALHSGLDLTAALIAYASVRQSSRPADAEHNYGHGKFENVAAIIEALLIVAAGIMIVLQSIPKLLGAREVHHLGLGMAVMGLSAAVNLVISSLLMRTARYTGSPALEADAWHLRTDVYTSAGVFMAMLAIQLTGWYILDPLIALVVSLFIFKAAYDLLRGSWGSIVDARLPDDEERLIRQVLTSYAGEFVQFHDLRTRRAGSDRYIDFHLVVPGYRPIAQVHQLCDAIEDDICRQLAGASVLIHTEPCRPGTSDCHVCRVHVSLTPTTQKRSCEECRACALDTDGTAPEGGESG
- a CDS encoding TraR/DksA C4-type zinc finger protein, translating into MDAQQLAGIRRRLEEEKQRQMGLIKGINEGGLATSMADSIGELSLYDNNPGDIGTEMFERSKDFALREDAKIKIRAIDEALARLDRGTYGTCDICGGTIDPGRLEAIPYTTVCYRCRLKDEKRPVSSYRPIEEEIIKDLYQTSFEKDMDSVMYDLEDSWQEVARYFEHAGQAGAGAYYGPNELAGEDRGYVEEVENIPYEIGDDGVIYENRRGYDDESAPSERIDVGIEHSKKEEDSSPHG
- a CDS encoding DUF5665 domain-containing protein, yielding MDERERRILEALRDKITELSINMEKMKLAEYVQLLEQPGRLLYVNFLSGLARGVGVAVGFALLGAILIMILQRLVMLNLPVIGGFIAEIVAIVQSRLGGP
- the secF gene encoding protein translocase subunit SecF → MHFIKLRKIWYAISIAVILPGLISLMLQGLNLGIDFTGGNLLEVRFARPVPVEKVRQVVAAQGLEISRGIQKSGTSDYIIRTRHLTQDEQEKLVAALNGLGKNTMLRNESVGPTIGRELTTKAILALLIASVLMVIYITIRFEFKQGIAAIIALLHDTLVVTGIFSLFRIEVDSSFVAALLTIIGYSINDTIVIFDRIRENMLARKKGECLEDVVNASLWQTLTRSINTVLTVVFVLVALYFLGGSTIRNFVLAMLIGVVSGAYSSIFNASPLWVDFKLLEKRAKVKEARA
- the secD gene encoding protein translocase subunit SecD gives rise to the protein MKWNKILILAVIVVIVSLATMAAVAPVWQQNPYLGKYLPLIKDAVLGLDLRGGVHVVLEAQDTPEAKVTPDKMKQLMAVIQRRVNQFGVSEPVIQQQGERRLIVELAGNIDPEKAVREIVKTAYLEFKTEDGKTVVTGADLKDAIESKDPASGQVKVDLTFNPQGARKFAEATAANVGRHIAIILDGKVLQNPVVQEAIPNGKAQITGYQSLEEAHNIAVLLRSGALPVKVEIAEKRAIGPALGADSLKKSEHAGVVGVLAILIFMVMYYRLPGLVADFALLIYALIVLAIYVGLHVTMTLPGIAAFLLSLGIAVDANVIIFERLKEELRTGKSLRSAIDAGFKRAFTAIFDSNATTLIAALVLYFLGTGPIRGFAVTLGIGIVASMFTAISVTRWLLHLVAASGLVKNAKAYGA
- a CDS encoding HD domain-containing protein, whose translation is MITLEDIKNNPIVDSFIRKGNEYLGVMGFTEHSYRHLNLVSSIARSILERLGYPEREAELAAIAGYLHDIGNVVSRNDHGISGAVLAFSILNGMGMHPDEIATVISAIANHEEQYGQPVNNVAAALIVADKSDVHRSRVRNQDFATFDIHDRVNYAVEHAFIWVDREKRTITMDLTIDINICPVMEYFEIFLTRMTLCRRAANFLQCNFELIINGSKLL
- the yajC gene encoding preprotein translocase subunit YajC, which encodes MNQQVVSLLYIVALFALLYFLLIRPQQQRQKKHMEMIRNLKVNDPIVTIGGIYGTIVKIKDDTLVVRVADNVRIEILKNAVAQVRPREEEEEKEK